A genome region from Eschrichtius robustus isolate mEscRob2 chromosome 4, mEscRob2.pri, whole genome shotgun sequence includes the following:
- the GUCY1A1 gene encoding guanylate cyclase soluble subunit alpha-1, translating to MFCAKLKDLQITGDCPFSLLAPGPAPKEPAGEAAGGGPAAPPGRQGVCPRDPGEKPPAGPPQRKSSRTRVYLHTLAESICKLIFPEFERLNLALQRTLAKHKIKESRKSLEREDFEKIMADQAIAAGVPVEIIRESLGEELFKICYEEDEYILGVVGGTLKDFLNSFSTLLRQSSHCQEAEKKGRFEDASILCLDKDPDFLNVYYFFPKRITSLILPGIVKAAARILYETEVEVSSTPPCLHQHCSEFMDQPCLLYSVHVKTPRPSPPPGKPPSSLVIPASLFCKTFPFHFMLDRDMTILQLGDGVRRLMSRRDVQGRPHFDEYFEILTPKTSQTFSGIMTMLNMQFVVRVRRWDNAVKKASRVMDLKGQMIYMVESSAVLFLGSPCVDRLEDFTGRGLYLSDIPIHNALRDVVLIGEQARAQDGLKKRLGKLKATLEQAHQALEEEKRKTVDLLCSIFPCEVAQQLWQGRAVQAKRFGDVTMLFSDIVGFTAICARCSPLQVITMLNALYTRFDRQCGELDVYKVETIGDAYCVAGGLHKESDTHAVRIALMALKMMELSDEVVSPHGEPIKMRIGLHSGSVFAGVVGVKMPRYCLFGNNVTLANKFESCSVPRKINVSPTTYRLLKDCPGFVFTPRSREELPPNFPSDIPGICHFLEAYQQGTTSKPWFQKKDVEEANANFLGKASGID from the exons GCGCGAAGCTGAAGGACCTGCAGATCACGGGGGACTGCCCCTTCTCGCTGCTGGCCCCGGGCCCGGCCCCCAAAGAGCCCGCGGGCGAGGCGGCGGGGGGCGGGCCCGCAGCTCCGCCCGGCCGGCAGGGCGTCTGTCCCCGCGACCCCGGGGAGAAGCCGCCCGCAGGGCCTCCGCAGAGGAAGAGCAGCCGCACCCGCGTCTACCTGCACACTTTGGCAGAGAGTATTTGCAAACTGATCTTCCCGGAG TTTGAGCGGCTGAACCTTGCCCTTCAGAGAACACTGgcaaaacacaaaataaaggaAAGCAG gAAATCTTTGGAAAGAGAagactttgaaaaaataatggcagaCCAAGCGATTGCAGCAG GAGTCCCAGTGGAGATCATCAGAGAATCTCTCGGTgaggagctttttaaaatatgctatgAAGAAGATGAATACATCCTAGGTGTGGTCGGAGGAACCCTGAAAGACTTTTTAAATAGCTTCAGCACCCTTCTGAGACAAAGCAGCCACTGCCAGGAAGCAGAAAAGAAGGGCAGGTTTGAGGACGCGTCCATCCTATGCCTGGACAAAGATCCCGATTTCTTAAATGTTTACTACTTCTTCCCCAAGAGGATCACTTCCCTGATTCTCCCCGGCATCGTTAAGGCAGCTGCTCGCATCTTGTACGAGACCGAAGTGGAGGTGTCCTCGACGCCCCCCTGCTTGCACCAGCACTGCAGCGAGTTCATGGACCAGCCCTGCCTGCTCTACTCCGTCCACGTCAAGACCCCCCGACCGTCCCCACCCCCCGGGAAGCCCCCGTCCTCGCTGGTGATCCCCGCCTCGCTCTTCTGCAAGACCTTCCCGTTCCATTTCATGCTGGACAGAGACATGACCATCCTGCAGCTGGGCGACGGCGTCAGGAGGCTGATGAGCCGGAGAGACGTGCAAGGGAGGCCTCATTTCGACGAGTACTTCGAGATTCTCACCCCCAAAACCAGCCAGACGTTCAGCGGAATCATGACCATGCTGAACATGCAGTTTGTGGTCCGCGTGAGGAGGTGGGACAACGCCGTGAAGAAAGCTTCCAGG GTGATGGACCTCAAAGGCCAGATGATCTACATGGTGGAGTCCAGCGCCGTCCTGTTCCTGGGCTCGCCCTGCGTGGACAGGCTGGAGGACTTCACGGGCCGCGGGCTCTACCTCTCGGACATCCCCATCCACAACGCGCTGCGCGACGTGGTCCTGATCGGAGAGCAGGCCAGGGCGCAGGACGGCCTGAAGAAGCGGCTGGGCAAGCTCAAGGCCACGCTGGAGCAGGCCCACCAGGCCCTGGAGGAGGAGAAGCGGAAGACGGTGGACCTCCTGTGCTCCATCTTCCCCTGCGAGGTGGCGCAGCAGCTGTGGCAGGGCCGGGCCGTGCAGGCCAAGCGGTTCGGCGACGTCACCATGCTCTTCTCGGACATCGTGGGCTTCACGGCCATCTGCGCCCGCTGCTCGCCGCTGCAGGTCATCACCATGCTCAACGCGCTCTACACCCGCTTCGACCGGCAGTGCGGGGAGCTGGACGTCTACAAG GTGGAGACCATCGGCGATGCATACTGTGTGGCCGGGGGCTTGCACAAAGAGAGTGACACGCACGCTGTTCGGATCGCACTGATGGCCCTGAAGATGATGGAGCTCTCTGATGAAGTGGTGTCTCCCCACGGAGAGCCCATCAAG ATGCGCATCGGACTGCATTCTGGGTCGGTTTTTGCCGGAGTTGTCGGAGTTAAGATGCCCCGTTACTGCCTTTTTGGAAACAATGTCACCTTGGCTAACAAGTTCGAGTCCTGCAGTGTCCCCCGGAAAATCAACGTCAGCCCTACCACGTACAG